From one Lolium rigidum isolate FL_2022 chromosome 4, APGP_CSIRO_Lrig_0.1, whole genome shotgun sequence genomic stretch:
- the LOC124706551 gene encoding pyruvate, phosphate dikinase 2, with protein MPSVSRAVCLQRPSTSGGRRNGEAARSAAAPRARHAKPKVIRSGSGSARGQHCSPVRAVAAPIPATKKRVFHFGKGKSEGNKAMKELLGGKGANLAEMASIGLSVPPGFTVSTEACEQYQAAGRALPPGLWEETLEGLRWVEEYMGASLGDPARPLLLSVRSGAAVSMPGMMDTVLNLGLNDEVAAGLAAKSGDRFAYDSYRRFLDMFGNVVMDIPHALFEEKLEAMKSAKGVHNDTDLTASDLRELVGQYKNVYVEAKGEEFPSDPKKQLQLAVLAVFNSWDSPRANKYRSINQITGLKGTAVNVQCMVFGNMGNTSGTGVLFTRNPSTGEKKLYGEFLVNAQGEDVVAGIRTPEDLDAMRDHMPEAYVELVENCEILEGHYKDMMDIEFTVQENRLWMLQCRGGKRTGKGAVKIAVDMVNEALVNRNTAIKMVEPGHLDQLLHPQFANPGAASYKGKVITTGLPASPGAAVGQIVFTAEDAEAWHAQGKSAILVRTETSPEDVGGMHAAAGILTARGGMTSHAAVVARGWGKCCVSGCSSIRVNETEKVVTIEDKVLYEGDWLSLNGSTGDVILGKQPLSPPALSPDLETFMSWVDEVRKLKVMANADTPGDALAARKNGAEGIGLCRTEHMFFASDERIKTVRQMIMAPTVELRQKALDRLLPYQRSDFEGIFRAMDGLPVTIRLLDPPLHEFLPEGNVEDIVRELCSETGAAEDDVLARMEKLSEVNPMLGFRGCRLGISYPELTEMQARAIFEAAIAMTNQGIQVFPEIMVPLVGTPQELGHQVALIRQIANKVFTSMGKTIGYKVGTMIEIPRAALVADEIAEQAEFFSFGTNDLTQMTFGYSRDDVGKFLPIYLAQGILQHDPFEVLDQRGVGELVKIATERGRKARPNLKVGICGEHGGEPSSVAFFAKAGLDYVSCSPFRVPIARLAAAQVLV; from the exons ATGCCGTCAGTTTCGAGGGCCGTGTGCCTGCAGAGGCCGAGCACGAGCGGCGGCAGGAGGAACGGGGAGGCGGCCCgatcggcggcggcgccgagAGCCCGGCACGCGAAACCGAAGGTGATCCGCTCGGGATCGGGCTCGGCGCGGGGCCAGCATTGCTCGCCGGTCAGAGCAGTCGCGGCGCCAATACCCGCGACGAAGAAG CGGGTGTTCCACTTCGGCAAGGGCAAGAGCGAGGGCAACAAGGCCATGAAGGAACTG CTGGGGGGCAAGGGCGCGAACTTGGCGGAGATGGCGAGCATCGGGCTGTCGGTGCCGCCGGGGTTCACGGTGTCGACGGAGGCGTGCGAGCAGTACCAGGCGGCGGGGCGGGCGCTGCCGCCGGGGCTGTGGGAGGAGACCCTGGAGGGCCTGCGGTGGGTGGAGGAGTACATGGGCGCCAGCCTCGGCGACCCGGCCCGGCCGCTCCTCCTCTCCGTCCGGTCCGGCGCCGCCGTGTCCATGCCCGGGATGATGGACACGGTGCTCAACCTGGGCCTCAacgacgaggtggcggcggggctgGCGGCCAAGAGCGGCGACCGCTTCGCCTACGACTCCTACCGACGCTTCCTCGACATGTTCGGCAACGTG GTCATGGACATCCCTCATGCACTTTTCGAAGAGAAACTCGAAGCCATGAAATCTGCCAAAGGGGTGCACAATGACACCGACCTGACTGCCAGTGATCTCAGGGAGCTAGTGGGTCAGTACAAGAATGTCTACGTTGAGGCCAAAGGAGAAGAATTCCCCTCAG ATCCGAAGAAGCAACTGCAGTTAGCAGTGCTGGCTGTGTTCAACTCGTGGGACAGCCCGAGAGCGAACAAGTATAGAAGCATTAACCAGATCACCGGACTGAAGGGCACCGCCGTAAATGTCCAGTGCATGGTGTTTGGCAACATGGGGAACACCTCTGGCACTGGTGTCCTCTTCACTAGGAACCCTAGCACCGGAGAGAAAAAGCTTTATGGCGAGTTCCTTGTAAATGCTCAG GGTGAAGATGTTGTTGCTGGGATCAGAACCCCAGAAGATCTTGATGCCATGAGGGACCACAtgccggaggcctatgtggagcttgTTGAAAACTGCGAAATACTAGAAGGTCACTATAAAGATATGATG GATATCGAATTTACAGTTCAAGAAAATAGGCTCTGGATGCTACAGTGCAGAGGAGGAAAGCGCACGGGCAAGGGCGCTGTCAAGATTGCTGTAGACATGGTTAATGAGGCTCTTGTTAATCGCAATACAGCGATTAAGATGGTAGAACCAGGTCACCTGGACCAGCTTCTTCATCCACAG TTTGCGAACCCTGGGGCTGCTTCATACAAAGGCAAGGTTATTACCACAGGCTTACCAGCATCACCTGGGGCTGCTGTGGGCCAAATTGTATTTACCGCTGAAGATGCTGAAGCATGGCATGCCCAAGGGAAATCTGCTATTCTG GTGAGGACAGAGACCAGCCCAGAGGATGTTGGTGGCATGCATGCAGCAGCTGGAATTCTTACAGCAAGAGGCGGTATGACTTCTCATGCTGCTGTTGTAGCGCGTGGTTGGGGCAAATGTTGTGTGTCAGGGTGTTCAAGCATCCGTGTAAATGAAACTGAAAAG GTGGTAACAATTGAAGACAAGGTGCTCTATGAGGGTGACTGGCTATCACTCAATGGATCAACCGGTGATGTGATCCTTGGCAAACAGCCACTTTCCCCACCAGCCCTTAGCCCTGACTTGGAAACTTTCATGTCCTGGGTTGATGAAGTTAGGAAGCTCAAG GTTATGGCTAATGCTGATACCCCTGGGGATGCATTGGCAGCAAGAAAAAATGGGGCAGAAGGAATTGGACTCTGTCGGACAGAACATATG TTCTTTGCTTCTGATGAGAGGATTAAGACTGTGAGGCAGATGATTATGGCTCCAACTGTTGAACTGAGGCAGAAAGCACTAGATCGTCTTCTGCCTTATCAGAGGTCTGATTTTGAAGGCATTTTCCGTGCTATGGATG GTCTCCCGGTGACTATTCGGCTCCTGGACCCTCCACTTCATGAGTTCCTTCCAGAAGGGAACGTCGAGGATATTGTGCGCGAGCTATGTTCTGAAACCGGAGCCGCTGAGGATGATGTCCTTGCAAGGATGGAGAAACTTTCAGAAGTAAATCCAATGCTTGGTTTCCGTGGTTGCAG GCTTGGTATATCATATCCTGAATTAACAGAAATGCAAGCCCGAGCCATTTTCGAAGCTGCTATAGCCATGACTAACCAGGGTATTCAGGTTTTTCCAGAGATAATGGTTCCTCTGGTTGGAACACCTCAG GAATTGGGCCATCAAGTGGCTCTTATCCGCCAAATTGCCAACAAAGTTTTCACCAGTATGGGGAAAACCATTGGCTACAAAGTTGGGACTATGATAGAAATTCCTAGGGCAGCTCTCGTGGCAGATGAG ATAGCAGAGCAGGCCGAGTTCTTCTCTTTTGGAACAAATGACCTCACGCAGATGACGTTTGGTTACAGCAGGGATGATGTAGGGAAGTTCCTCCCCATCTATCTCGCTCAGGGTATCCTCCAGCATGACCCCTTTGAG GTGCTTGATCAAAGAGGAGTGGGGGAGCTGGTTAAGATTGCTACCGAGAGGGGTCGCAAAGCAAGGCCTAATTTGAAG GTGGGCATCTGCGGAGAACATGGTGGAGAGCCATCTTCAGTTGCTTTCTTTGCAAAGGCTGGGCTGGATTATGTTTCTTGCTCCCCTTTCAG GGTCCCGATTGCTAGGCTAGCTGCAGCTCAGGTGCTCGTCTGA
- the LOC124706553 gene encoding uncharacterized protein LOC124706553 has translation MGTEVLRSHDCLSRVRHHARGSRRSPRPAARTTRHGAARHGQAAAAASPVPREVRVKAAAEAAYAGPAFGAMSPSPRALPLPRFSFSKPPPAAAAVDDSATRELRRLLGLERPETN, from the coding sequence ATGGGAACGGAGGTCCTCCGCTCGCACGACTGCCTCTCCCGCGTCCGCCACCACGCGCGCGGCTCCAGGCGGTCGCCGCGCCCGGCCGCGAGGACGACGCGCCACGGCGCCGCTCGCCACggacaggcggcggcggcggcgtcgcccgTGCCGCGCGAGGTCCGGGTCAAGGCAGCCGCGGAGGCAGCGTACGCCGGGCCGGCGTTCGGTGCCATGTCGCCGTCGCCGcgggcgctgccgctgccgcgctTCAGCTTCTCCAAGCCGCCCCCCGCGGCGGCCGCCGTGGACGACTCGGCCACGCGGGAGCTCCGGCGGCTGCTGGGCCTCGAGCGGCCCGAGACGAATTGA
- the LOC124706552 gene encoding cytochrome P450 734A1-like: protein MGTLAAVLLLAGLLAALAYVLRVAHSLLWVPYRLERRFRRQGIRGPPRRLVVGNGSDWVALLAAAKSTPLPSFHHAVIDRVAPHYRVWPAQYGWPFVFWLGPRPRLVISGAEVAKTVLTDSTGAFNKATTGGTNPQARQLIGEGLVGLSGETWAHHRRVIAPAFNMERVKGWIPEMSSIISSMLDKWEVQGKTRTEFEIDVHKEFHTLGGDVLSCVAFGSSYEEGKRVFQLQEEQIELVILAMRTFYFPGFRFIPTKKNRRRNYLNQEIRSSLRKLIEINGTKCEDSKNLLGLMLSASKTDNGFKMGVEEIIDECKTFYFAGKETTANLLTWATLLLALHKEWQDKARDEVHQVCGKYEHPIAENLSGLKIVNMVLKETLRLYPPALFVNRTTTRDVKLGKLDIPAGTQVNLPIIDIHHDVDIWGANAEEFDPSRFADGKSYHLGAYFPFGIGPAICVGQNLAMVEAKLVLAMVLQGFAFDVSPSYVHAPMSVMTLQPQYGAQVLVRKI from the exons ATGGGCACCCtcgccgccgtcctcctcctggccggTCTGCTCGCCGCGCTCGCGTACGTGCTGCGCGTGGCCCACTCCCTCCTGTGGGTCCCGTACCGCCTGGAGCGCCGCTTCCGCCGGCAGGGCATCCGGGGGCCCCCGCGCAGGCTGGTCGTCGGGAACGGGTCCGACTGGGTCGCCCTCCTGGCCGCCGCCAAGTCCACGCCGCTCCCCTCTTTCCACCACGCCGTCATCGACCGCGTCGCGCCGCACTACCGCGTCTGGCCGGCGCAGTACGGCTGGCCGTTCGTGTTCTGGCTAGGGCCCCGGCCGCGGCTGGTGATCTCCGGCGCGGAGGTCGCCAAGACCGTGCTGACCGACTCCACGGGGGCCTTCAACAAGGCTACTACCGGCGGCACCAACCCGCAAGCTCGGCAACTCATCGGCGAGGGGCTGGTGGGGCTCAGCGGGGAGACGTGGGCGCACCACCGCCGTGTCATCGCGCCCGCCTTCAACATGGAGAGGGTCAAG GGCTGGATACCAGAAATGTCATCTATCATCTCATCCATGCTGGATAAATGGGAAGTCCAAGGAAAAACCCGCACCGAGTTTGAGATCGATGTACATAAGGAATTCCACACTTTGGGTGGGGATGTACTTTCCTGCGTGGCATTTGGAAGCAGCTATGAGGAAGGAAAACGAGTTTTTCAATTGCAAGAAGAGCAGATAGAACTTGTTATCCTTGCAATGAGAACCTTTTACTTTCCTGGCTTTAG GTTTATACCGACAAAGAAGAACCGAAGAAGGAATTACCTAAACCAAGAAATCCGGAGTTCTCTGCGTAAATTGATTGAGATCAATGGAACGAAGTGTGAAGATTCCAAAAATTTGCTTGGCTTGATGCTATCAGCCAGCAAAACTGACAACGGGTTTAAAATGGGAGTCGAAGAGATCATTGATGAGTGCAAGACGTTTTACTTTGCTGGTAAAGAAACAACCGCAAATTTGTTGACATGGGCAACGCTTTTGCTGGCATTGCATAAAGAATGGCAAGACAAGGCCCGAGATGAAGTCCATCAAGTATGTGGCAAGTACGAGCACCCAATCGCAGAAAACCTGAGCGGTCTCAAAATT GTAAATATGGTGTTGAAGGAGACCCTCAGGCTATATCCCCCAGCTTTATTCGTCAACAGGACAACCACTAGGGATGTCAAGCTGGGAAAACTCGACATCCCTGCCGGCACGCAAGTCAATCTGCCTATTATTGACATTCACCATGATGTTGACATATGGGGCGCTAATGCAGAGGAGTTTGATCCATCGAGGTTTGCAGATGGCAAGAGCTATCACCTTGGTGCGTACTTTCCCTTTGGGATTGGGCCTGCCATTTGTGTTGGCCAGAATCTCGCAATGGTTGAGGCAAAGTTGGTGCTTGCAATGGTCCTCCAGGGGTTTGCATTCGATGTCTCGCCATCCTATGTTCATGCCCCGATGAGTGTGATGACCCTCCAACCCCAGTACGGCGCTCAAGTTCTTGTCCGCAAGATCTGA